GCTAGTTCGCAAGTATTATTCTTTAGAAAATCTTGGTTGGCTGACTATCCGGATGCAGAAACTTTTTTGTCGGTTTTTTATTCTAAAAATTTTTCGCCACAAGGGTATAATTATACGCATTATAAAAATGCAAAATACGATGCATTGTATGAGCAGGCTCAAATAGAATTGAATGAGAAAAACAGAAATGAACTATACCAACAAATGGATAGAATGATTGTAGAAGAAGCTCCAATTGTGCCTTTGTACTACGACCATGTAGTACGATTGGTAAATAAAAATATTTCCGGCCTAAGCTCCAACGCTATGAATATTCTTGATTTGCGAAATGTAAAAAAAACAAACAAATAATCCTTTTTAAAAATCAACAACCTAAACAAACAACAAAAAATGAAAAGAACAATTACACAATTACTTATCCTACTTAACAGCCTTTTATTTGCACAGGCGCCAAAACTATATGTGCATATTGTTTCACACAATGAGCCATCAGACAACCTACAAACACAAATTAATTATACAAAAGCCAAAAACAATGCCTTGCAAATGGCAAATATTGTTGACACCAAAAACGTTAAATGGAATCTACAAACATCAGATGGGTTTGTATTAGGCGCTCTTCAATATGACAATGGTGGAACAACAGCAAATGATATTTTTGAAATACTTGCTAGTACCCCTTATAACGACAACATTGAAATAGATCCTCGCTCCAAAAATATGAACGGCAGAAACATTGCTGACCAATGGTACTTGCTGGATTCTCTGGGTGCCAACCCTACACACCACTTGGGAGGATGCATATACGCCACTACAAACGCCACGCTTCAGCCTATTGATTGGTTGCAATACAGAAACCCCATTATTGGAAATGTATTTGGCAACTCTTGGCAATGTTCTATGATAACAGGTGCAGGAAGTTATCCTCCACATAGCAATGACTTAAATGATTTCGGCATTTTTAAACCTGACACAACAACTAATTTTTACAATCACAATCCAGCAAAAAACTTATGGTGTATGGGAACAGGATGTGCTCCGGTGCTAGACTCATTAGACAACGAACAAGATATTATTGATTTAATTCAAGGGCAAGTAGATAGTATTCAACAAGGATTATGGCCGGGAAATAAATTCTATGTTACTCGTATAATGACAAATCAAAGAGAATATGGCCCATTATTTTTTCAGAAAATAAACAAAGTAATCGATTCGTTAAACGCAATTGGCTCAAACAAACTAGAATGGGCTACCATAAGCGAGGTGTTTACTGCATTTCAAGCATGGCAACAAACTCCGGCTGATTATAGTCAATGGCTTTGCGGACAAACAGCTACAGGCATTGTCACTACAACTCTCCTGCAAGATGCGTTTACAATTTCCCCAAATCCATCTAATGGAGTATGTATGGTATCTGCAACCGATTTTAACAAACACGAAATTGTCGTTTATGATTATTTAGGAAAAAAAATAATGGATGCCACATTAACACAAAAATGCGAATTGAATTTAAGTAATTTAAACAGTGGAATCTATCAGCTTTTAATTGACGGAGCATTTATAAGCCGCATTGTAAAAGAATAAGACACATACATCTGCTTTATTATAATTTGTCTATTCAATTTTTATTGCCAAATAGCCCTTGGCGTTATTGTGGATTTGCATAATAAATGCGATATTTGCATCCATAAATTTTATAGATTAATAATAACAATTAAAAAAAACAAAAAATGAAAGCTAAATTTTTAGTAGTATCTGCTGCAGCTGCTGTAATGGCACTATCAGCTTGTAAACATGGTCCTAGTGCTGAAACAATGAAAGCTGTTGCTGATTTTGGTACAAACTGGACAACTTTAGGCTCTGAAGCTACAACATGGGCTGCAGACTTAGAAAAAGCAATTGCTGATTGTGATGCAGAATGCAAAAACCACGAAACAATGTCAATGGAAGGCATGAGTGAAGAACTTAAAGCAAAGGCTGCTGAAACAGCTAATGCTTGCAAAAGCGACAAGTCTTCTTTCGAAGCAATGAAAACTGAGTGGGATGCATTTAAAACTTCTTGGGAAGAAAACACAGCTGCGTTTACAGCTATGCAAGAAAAAATGAACAAAGGTGAAGTTGACGAAGAAACTGCTAAAAAACAATTAGCTGAATTGACTAC
The sequence above is drawn from the Bacteroidota bacterium genome and encodes:
- a CDS encoding T9SS type A sorting domain-containing protein, giving the protein MKRTITQLLILLNSLLFAQAPKLYVHIVSHNEPSDNLQTQINYTKAKNNALQMANIVDTKNVKWNLQTSDGFVLGALQYDNGGTTANDIFEILASTPYNDNIEIDPRSKNMNGRNIADQWYLLDSLGANPTHHLGGCIYATTNATLQPIDWLQYRNPIIGNVFGNSWQCSMITGAGSYPPHSNDLNDFGIFKPDTTTNFYNHNPAKNLWCMGTGCAPVLDSLDNEQDIIDLIQGQVDSIQQGLWPGNKFYVTRIMTNQREYGPLFFQKINKVIDSLNAIGSNKLEWATISEVFTAFQAWQQTPADYSQWLCGQTATGIVTTTLLQDAFTISPNPSNGVCMVSATDFNKHEIVVYDYLGKKIMDATLTQKCELNLSNLNSGIYQLLIDGAFISRIVKE